From the Billgrantia sulfidoxydans genome, one window contains:
- the speB gene encoding agmatinase: MPDFNQPLGGNEMPRFGGPATMMRLPTQPTAAGLDVAFIGVPLDIATSNRPGTRLGPRQIRDESRMLRPYNMATRAAPFDSLQVADIGDVPINTFHLPKTVDIISAFYDEVLGHGCTPLTLGGDHVITLPILRAIAKRHGPVGLIHIDAHADVNEHMFGEPIAHGTPFRRAQEEGLLAHGKVVQIGLRGTGYAAEDFDWCRQQGFRVVTAEACWYRSLEPLMAEVREQMGDTPVYVTFDIDGLDPSVAPGTGTVEMGGLTSAQGLEIVRGTAGLNIVGGDLVEVSPPYDPSGNTALMGATLLYEMLCALPGVKRRD; the protein is encoded by the coding sequence ATGCCCGACTTCAACCAGCCGCTCGGCGGCAACGAGATGCCGCGCTTCGGCGGACCCGCCACCATGATGCGCCTGCCCACCCAGCCTACCGCTGCAGGGCTCGACGTGGCCTTCATCGGCGTACCGCTGGACATCGCCACCTCCAATCGTCCCGGCACGCGCCTGGGCCCGCGCCAGATCCGCGACGAGTCGCGCATGCTGCGCCCCTATAACATGGCCACCCGCGCCGCGCCCTTCGACAGCCTGCAGGTGGCCGACATCGGCGACGTGCCGATCAACACCTTCCATCTGCCCAAGACGGTGGACATCATCAGCGCCTTCTACGACGAGGTGCTCGGCCATGGCTGCACGCCGCTGACACTGGGCGGCGATCATGTGATCACCCTGCCCATCCTGCGCGCCATCGCCAAGAGGCACGGCCCGGTGGGGCTGATCCATATCGACGCCCATGCCGACGTCAACGAGCACATGTTCGGCGAACCCATCGCCCACGGCACGCCGTTCCGCCGCGCCCAGGAAGAGGGGCTGCTGGCCCACGGCAAGGTGGTGCAGATCGGCCTGCGCGGCACCGGCTACGCCGCCGAAGACTTCGACTGGTGCCGCCAGCAGGGCTTCCGCGTCGTCACCGCCGAAGCGTGCTGGTATCGCTCGCTCGAGCCGCTGATGGCGGAAGTGCGCGAGCAGATGGGCGACACGCCGGTCTACGTCACCTTCGATATCGACGGGCTCGACCCCTCCGTGGCTCCCGGCACCGGCACCGTCGAGATGGGCGGGCTGACCTCCGCCCAGGGGCTGGAGATCGTGCGTGGCACCGCCGGGCTCAACATCGTCGGCGGCGATCTGGTCGAGGTCTCGCCGCCCTACGACCCGAGCGGCAACACGGCGCTGATGGGTGCCACCCTGCTCTACGAAATGCTCTGCGCCCTGCCCGGCGTGAAGCGTCGCGACTGA
- a CDS encoding sigma-54 interaction domain-containing protein, with amino-acid sequence MSDIDREVIRTIVETANDHFFIVDGEGLVLDVSPGAAAVYGMARERLIGSTVQRLEAEGVLKPSISLEVIRNGKPAQLMQVTGTGRRVIAEAHPVYVEGKLARIVSRSRDLTDLQLLQDEYALLQKRFSEHLKRSQGGGNAEDGQLEAALDELQVRSDVMRELALLLKRVAPSDATVLMLGESGVGKTAFARQLHRWSRRHAGPFVEVNCGAIPENLFESEMFGYQPGAFSGAARQGKAGLLEQAEGGTLFLDEIGELPLPMQTKLLKVIQDGSVTRLGDTRPRRVDFRLVVATNQDLARRVESGAFRLDLYYRLNVIPVTLPPLRERREDIPALVEACLERLNQRYGQRKLLHGSTWSELMGGDWPGNVRQLENWLERAWLSSPGDLIHSPTRAETAAPVAVSSPDRATAAVPTLTQGEGLNDYLARAERSVLEEMCRTLASTYAIAERLGVSQPSVVRKLKKHGLRIER; translated from the coding sequence ATGAGTGACATCGACCGGGAAGTGATCAGGACCATCGTCGAAACGGCCAACGACCATTTCTTCATCGTCGACGGTGAGGGGCTGGTATTGGACGTCAGCCCGGGAGCGGCGGCGGTCTACGGCATGGCGCGGGAGCGCCTTATCGGCAGTACCGTTCAGCGGCTCGAGGCGGAGGGAGTGCTCAAGCCCTCCATCAGCCTGGAGGTGATCCGCAACGGCAAGCCGGCTCAGCTGATGCAGGTGACCGGTACCGGCAGGCGGGTCATTGCCGAGGCCCATCCGGTGTACGTCGAGGGCAAACTTGCACGTATCGTCAGCCGCTCTCGCGACCTCACCGACCTGCAGCTGCTACAGGACGAATACGCACTGCTGCAAAAGCGCTTCAGTGAGCACCTCAAGCGCAGCCAGGGCGGCGGCAATGCCGAGGATGGCCAGCTCGAGGCGGCGCTGGACGAGCTCCAGGTGCGCAGCGACGTGATGCGGGAGCTGGCCCTGCTGCTCAAGCGCGTGGCACCGTCGGATGCCACGGTATTGATGCTTGGCGAGTCGGGCGTGGGCAAGACCGCCTTCGCTCGCCAGCTGCATCGCTGGAGCCGGCGTCACGCAGGGCCGTTCGTCGAGGTGAACTGCGGGGCGATACCGGAGAACCTGTTCGAGTCGGAGATGTTCGGCTACCAGCCGGGCGCCTTCAGCGGGGCGGCGCGACAGGGCAAGGCCGGGCTGCTGGAACAGGCGGAGGGCGGCACGCTGTTTCTCGACGAGATCGGCGAGCTGCCGCTGCCGATGCAGACCAAACTGCTCAAGGTGATCCAGGACGGCAGCGTCACCCGGCTGGGCGACACCCGCCCGCGGCGGGTCGACTTCCGCCTGGTGGTGGCCACCAACCAGGACCTGGCCAGGCGCGTGGAGAGCGGCGCCTTCCGCCTCGACCTCTACTATCGGTTGAACGTCATTCCGGTGACCCTGCCGCCCCTGCGCGAGCGTCGCGAGGACATTCCGGCCCTGGTCGAGGCGTGCCTGGAGCGGCTCAACCAGCGCTATGGCCAGCGCAAGCTGTTGCATGGCAGCACTTGGTCCGAGCTGATGGGCGGTGACTGGCCGGGCAACGTGCGCCAGCTCGAGAACTGGCTGGAGCGCGCCTGGCTGTCGAGTCCGGGCGACCTGATTCACTCACCGACCCGCGCCGAGACGGCGGCTCCGGTGGCGGTCTCGTCGCCCGATCGGGCCACGGCGGCCGTTCCGACGCTGACGCAGGGCGAAGGCCTGAACGATTATCTGGCCCGTGCCGAACGCAGCGTGCTGGAGGAGATGTGCCGTACGCTAGCGAGCACCTATGCCATTGCCGAGCGGCTGGGGGTCAGCCAGCCCAGCGTGGTGCGCAAGTTGAAAAAGCACGGGCTCAGGATCGAACGCTAG
- a CDS encoding pyridoxal phosphate-dependent aminotransferase — protein sequence MPRFPDHLTGPGPSNPFPGIKVLERRIGREIPHRLGSNEGLDMPHRALRERFGDAMVEHVYCYGDSEALGVRQRLASLYGLPLEAILVDAGADSLIALALRTVATSGCTVVSASGTYPTFGYFARGQGCHLVERPYREAPGLLSPDLEALLASAHEHRARLVYVANPDNPSGHLHSDEEIRRLRAELPDDCWLLLDEAYHDFRDDADSPFSREVLPGVIRLRTLSKAHGLAGMRIGYAIAEPETLAMMMKVRIHYAVSALTLAVAETVLDHHSEVEAHIRDVKQRRERLARHFRDLGADVLPSATNFIAIRLPSAELAGRLNQELLEAGRLIARPAHPDLGHVLRITAVEDALVPGRFEILERAITTNGGSSVRS from the coding sequence ATGCCCCGTTTTCCCGACCACTTGACCGGCCCCGGTCCCAGCAACCCCTTTCCCGGCATCAAGGTGCTGGAGCGGCGTATCGGCCGGGAGATCCCTCATCGTCTGGGCTCCAACGAGGGGCTCGACATGCCCCACCGGGCGCTGCGGGAACGCTTCGGCGACGCCATGGTGGAGCACGTCTACTGCTACGGCGATTCGGAAGCGCTCGGGGTACGCCAGCGGCTTGCCTCCCTTTATGGCCTGCCGCTGGAGGCCATCCTGGTGGACGCCGGCGCCGACAGCCTGATCGCCCTGGCGCTGCGCACCGTGGCCACGTCCGGCTGTACGGTGGTGAGCGCCAGCGGCACCTATCCCACCTTCGGTTACTTCGCCCGTGGCCAGGGCTGTCATCTCGTCGAACGGCCTTATCGGGAGGCGCCGGGCCTGCTCTCGCCCGACCTCGAGGCGCTGCTGGCCAGCGCCCACGAGCACCGGGCCCGGCTGGTCTACGTCGCCAACCCCGACAATCCCAGCGGACATCTCCACAGCGACGAGGAGATCCGCCGGCTGCGTGCCGAACTTCCCGATGACTGCTGGCTGCTGCTCGACGAGGCCTACCACGACTTTCGCGACGACGCCGACTCGCCGTTCAGTCGCGAGGTCCTGCCCGGGGTGATCCGGCTGCGCACGCTGTCCAAGGCCCACGGGCTGGCCGGGATGCGCATCGGCTACGCCATTGCCGAGCCGGAAACCCTGGCCATGATGATGAAGGTACGCATCCATTACGCCGTATCCGCCCTGACGCTGGCCGTCGCCGAGACCGTGCTCGATCACCACAGCGAGGTGGAAGCGCACATTCGTGACGTCAAGCAGCGCCGCGAACGCCTTGCCCGGCATTTTCGCGACCTGGGTGCCGACGTGCTGCCCAGTGCGACCAACTTCATCGCCATCCGCCTGCCCAGCGCGGAGCTGGCGGGACGACTCAATCAGGAGCTGCTCGAAGCCGGCCGTCTCATCGCCCGCCCCGCGCATCCGGATCTCGGCCACGTGCTGCGTATCACCGCCGTGGAGGATGCCCTGGTGCCCGGTCGCTTCGAGATCCTCGAGCGTGCCATCACCACGAACGGGGGTTCTAGCGTTCGATCCTGA
- a CDS encoding FAD-binding oxidoreductase, which produces MQALLKDIAAVVGPGNVLTGNDVTQRQVDWMSGASCRAGAIIRPGTTAELAAVMRLCHAARQPVVTHGGLTGLVHGGEAAPDELVISLERMNAIESIDPVGGTLTVLAGTPLQRVQEAAAEHGLQFALDLGARGSCTIGGNIATNAGGVRVIRYGMMRQQVLGLEAVLADGTVVSSMNRMLKNNAGYDLKQLFIGSEGTLGIVTRAVLRLHPRMASERTALVACPDFDGVAGLLAHLGRELGGSLGTFEVMWRNHYALLTEESGRNTPPLPPRWPYYAIVESLGSDDSANTAQLSAALESALEAGLIEDAVLAQSDAQRQGIWNIREDIEGLIQHLAPLFTFDVSLPIPDMPGYAAELERAVQQRWPQGRIVVFGHLGDGNLHVTVSVGDGEPATRRAVEQIVYAPLAELGGSVSAEHGIGLEKRDYLALSRTPEEIALMHTLKRALDPLKLLNRDKVLAAEE; this is translated from the coding sequence ATGCAAGCACTGCTGAAGGATATCGCTGCCGTCGTCGGCCCAGGCAACGTACTCACCGGTAACGACGTGACCCAGCGCCAGGTCGACTGGATGAGCGGCGCGAGCTGTCGCGCCGGCGCCATCATACGCCCCGGCACCACTGCCGAGCTGGCCGCGGTGATGCGCCTGTGCCATGCCGCCCGTCAACCCGTAGTGACCCACGGCGGGCTCACCGGCCTGGTCCATGGCGGCGAGGCGGCACCCGACGAGCTGGTGATTTCGCTCGAGCGAATGAACGCCATCGAGTCGATCGACCCGGTCGGCGGCACCCTGACCGTGCTGGCCGGCACGCCGCTGCAGCGGGTGCAGGAAGCCGCCGCCGAGCATGGCCTGCAGTTCGCGCTCGATCTCGGCGCGCGGGGCTCCTGTACCATCGGCGGTAACATCGCCACCAACGCCGGCGGCGTGAGGGTGATTCGCTACGGCATGATGCGCCAGCAGGTCCTCGGTCTCGAGGCGGTACTCGCCGACGGCACCGTGGTCAGCTCGATGAATCGCATGCTCAAGAACAATGCCGGCTACGATCTCAAGCAGCTGTTCATCGGCAGCGAAGGCACGCTGGGTATCGTCACACGTGCCGTGCTCCGCCTGCACCCCAGGATGGCCAGCGAGCGCACTGCCCTGGTGGCCTGTCCCGACTTCGATGGGGTAGCCGGGCTGCTGGCCCATCTGGGGCGTGAACTCGGCGGCAGCCTCGGCACCTTCGAGGTGATGTGGCGCAACCACTATGCCCTGCTCACCGAGGAGAGCGGCCGCAATACGCCTCCCTTGCCGCCCCGCTGGCCCTACTACGCCATCGTGGAGTCGCTGGGCAGCGACGACTCGGCAAATACGGCACAGCTCAGCGCCGCCCTGGAGTCGGCTCTCGAGGCCGGCCTGATCGAGGATGCCGTGCTGGCTCAGTCCGATGCCCAGCGCCAGGGCATCTGGAATATACGGGAGGACATCGAGGGGCTGATCCAGCATCTGGCCCCCCTCTTCACCTTCGACGTCAGCCTGCCCATCCCCGACATGCCAGGCTATGCCGCGGAGCTCGAGCGCGCCGTGCAGCAGCGCTGGCCGCAGGGGCGCATCGTGGTCTTCGGTCACCTGGGCGATGGCAACCTGCACGTCACGGTCAGCGTCGGCGATGGCGAACCGGCAACCCGCCGTGCCGTGGAGCAGATCGTCTATGCCCCCCTGGCCGAACTGGGCGGCTCGGTTTCCGCCGAGCATGGCATCGGCCTGGAGAAGCGCGACTACCTGGCGCTGTCGCGCACGCCCGAGGAGATCGCCCTGATGCATACCCTCAAGCGTGCGCTGGATCCGCTGAAGCTGCTCAACCGCGACAAGGTCCTGGCTGCCGAGGAGTGA
- a CDS encoding ABC transporter ATP-binding protein, which translates to MNDNTPVLSIRGLTLALPQGADRDYAVEDVSYDVARGEILCVVGESGSGKSMAANAVMGLLPKGVRPTAGEVLFDGQDLLTLSEKQHRQLRGLRIGMIFQEPMTALNPLMRVGAQIAEVFEAHGKYNVRERQEKALALLEEVGIPQPERAIRAYPFQLSGGQRQRVMIAMALALEPELLIADEPTTALDVTTQAQILELIRNLQKRRGMAVMFITHDFGVVAEVATRVCVMRYGRIVELGMADEVLDNPRHEYTRALLEAIPSNVTPEARGGERPAPLLEVCNLNKTFRSRGGLFRPAREVRALDDVSFTLAPGETVGIVGESGSGKSTLGRCVVRLERPDSGTLALAGTDFSALRGDALRRERHRVQMIFQDPYASLNPRHRVGYAIAQGPMANGVPRAKAMRQAEELLELVGLGAVAVDRFPHEFSGGQRQRIGIARALALNPELIVADEAVSALDVSIQAQVLELLEELKQKLSLSLLFITHDLRVAAQICDTIIVMQQGRIVERGTAQEVFLSPQEAYTKQLLDAIPGRAHEAAMA; encoded by the coding sequence ATGAACGACAATACCCCGGTACTGAGCATCCGCGGCTTGACCCTGGCCCTGCCCCAGGGAGCCGACCGCGACTACGCGGTGGAGGACGTCAGCTACGACGTGGCGCGCGGCGAGATCCTTTGCGTGGTGGGCGAATCCGGCTCCGGCAAGTCGATGGCGGCCAATGCCGTGATGGGCCTGCTGCCCAAGGGCGTACGCCCCACCGCCGGTGAAGTGCTGTTCGACGGCCAGGACCTGCTCACGCTGAGCGAGAAGCAGCACCGCCAGCTGCGCGGCCTGCGCATCGGCATGATCTTTCAGGAGCCGATGACCGCGCTCAATCCGCTGATGCGGGTCGGCGCCCAGATTGCCGAAGTCTTCGAGGCCCACGGCAAGTACAACGTTCGCGAACGCCAGGAGAAGGCCCTGGCGCTGCTGGAGGAGGTCGGTATTCCGCAGCCCGAGCGGGCCATTCGGGCCTATCCCTTCCAGCTCTCCGGCGGCCAGCGGCAGCGGGTGATGATCGCCATGGCGCTGGCCCTGGAGCCGGAGCTGCTGATCGCCGACGAGCCCACCACTGCACTCGACGTCACCACTCAGGCGCAGATCCTCGAGCTGATCCGCAACCTGCAGAAGCGGCGCGGCATGGCGGTGATGTTCATCACCCACGACTTCGGCGTGGTGGCCGAAGTCGCCACCCGTGTGTGCGTGATGCGCTATGGCCGGATCGTCGAACTCGGCATGGCCGACGAAGTGCTCGACAACCCGCGCCACGAATATACCCGGGCCCTGCTCGAGGCGATCCCCAGCAACGTGACCCCCGAAGCGAGAGGCGGCGAACGCCCCGCGCCGCTGCTGGAGGTGTGCAACCTGAACAAGACCTTCCGCTCCCGTGGCGGCCTGTTCAGGCCAGCGCGCGAGGTACGCGCACTGGACGACGTCTCCTTCACCCTGGCCCCCGGCGAGACGGTAGGTATCGTCGGCGAATCCGGCTCGGGCAAGTCGACGCTCGGGCGCTGCGTGGTGCGCCTCGAGCGGCCCGACAGCGGCACGCTCGCGCTGGCCGGCACCGATTTCTCCGCTCTCCGCGGCGACGCGCTGCGCCGCGAGCGACATCGCGTGCAGATGATCTTCCAGGACCCCTACGCCTCGCTCAATCCGCGCCACCGGGTCGGCTATGCCATTGCCCAGGGCCCCATGGCCAACGGCGTGCCACGCGCCAAGGCCATGCGCCAGGCGGAGGAACTGCTGGAGCTGGTGGGGCTTGGCGCCGTGGCCGTGGATCGCTTTCCGCACGAATTCTCCGGCGGCCAGCGCCAGCGCATCGGCATCGCCCGCGCCCTCGCGCTGAATCCGGAACTGATCGTCGCCGACGAGGCGGTGTCGGCACTCGACGTCTCGATCCAAGCCCAGGTGCTCGAACTGCTCGAAGAGCTCAAGCAGAAACTGTCGCTCTCGCTGCTGTTCATTACCCACGACCTGCGCGTCGCGGCCCAGATCTGCGACACCATCATCGTCATGCAGCAGGGTCGCATCGTCGAGCGGGGCACCGCCCAGGAGGTCTTCCTCAGCCCGCAAGAGGCCTATACGAAGCAGCTTCTCGACGCCATTCCCGGTCGTGCGCACGAAGCGGCCATGGCCTGA
- a CDS encoding ABC transporter permease has protein sequence MSFFARFAQNRGALVGLVILLAIVLMAILAPLLYPESPWRMVQRPFLPPLEMEGFPLGTDTMGRDVTAGLMHGAWVSLLIGLISTTVALLIGVPLGAVAGYYGGLIDDALMRFTEFFQTIPNFALAIVLVAIMQPSVTSIVLAIAIVSWPPVARLVRAEFMSLRHREYVEAARLVGQTNGTIILKQILPNTLSPIIVLASLMVATAILLESALSFLGLGDPNVMSWGYMIGAARTVIRQAWWLSFFPGVAILLTVLALNLVGEGLDDALNPKLARERT, from the coding sequence ATGAGCTTTTTCGCCCGCTTCGCCCAGAACCGCGGCGCCCTGGTCGGCCTCGTCATTCTGCTTGCCATCGTGCTAATGGCGATTCTCGCGCCGCTGCTCTACCCCGAGTCGCCCTGGCGCATGGTGCAGCGCCCCTTCCTTCCGCCGCTCGAGATGGAGGGCTTTCCGCTGGGCACCGATACCATGGGTCGCGACGTGACCGCCGGATTGATGCACGGCGCCTGGGTCTCGCTGTTGATCGGCCTGATCTCGACCACGGTGGCGCTGCTCATCGGCGTGCCGCTGGGCGCCGTGGCCGGCTACTACGGCGGCCTGATCGACGACGCCCTGATGCGCTTCACCGAGTTCTTCCAGACCATCCCCAACTTCGCCCTGGCCATCGTGCTGGTGGCGATCATGCAGCCGAGCGTGACCTCCATCGTGCTGGCGATCGCCATCGTCAGCTGGCCGCCGGTCGCTCGTCTGGTGCGCGCCGAATTCATGTCGCTGCGCCATCGCGAGTACGTGGAGGCAGCACGACTGGTCGGCCAGACCAACGGCACCATCATCCTCAAGCAGATCCTGCCCAATACGCTGTCGCCCATCATCGTGCTCGCCTCGCTGATGGTGGCGACGGCGATCCTGCTGGAGTCGGCGCTCTCCTTCCTGGGCCTGGGCGATCCCAACGTAATGTCGTGGGGCTACATGATCGGCGCCGCACGCACGGTGATCCGCCAGGCCTGGTGGCTGAGCTTCTTCCCCGGGGTGGCGATCCTGCTCACGGTACTGGCGCTCAACCTGGTCGGCGAGGGGCTCGACGATGCCCTGAACCCCAAGCTCGCTCGCGAACGCACATAG